Below is a genomic region from Candidatus Chlorobium masyuteum.
TGCCGTCCGGTTCCGACTTGACTACTCCGCTTATTGGTACATCGAACAATACTGCTGTATATCTCCTCTACAATGGTATTCTTGGGGACTCATCAGACGATGGCGGTAATGTGCTGTCTCGTGACGTGCTTGCAAAATTGCCAAAGCATGATGGACTGAAAATTGTGTACGGCAACGGTTGCCTTCTTGGTCCGACCCGTTTGAACAGTGAAAACATCATTTTCCGGCAAATCCCATACGAAGTAAAGCTGTCATGATCACTCTCAAGGATTACCAACGTCGGGTATTGCAGGCATTGAAAGACTATTTTATTGCCTGCCAGCAGTATGACAGTGCCGATACCGCGTTTTACAGCATAACCCGACAATCGTTCGGAACCGGCATTCCATATAGAGAGGTATCAGAATTGCCGGGATTACCATATGTCTGTCTGCGAATTCCGACTGGAGGGGGTAAAACTATTGTTGCAAGTTATGCTACTGGTATCGCCGCAAAAGATTTTCTGCACAGCGAAACCCCTTTCGTCCTTTGGCTGGTTCCGTCCAATACAATCAAAGAGCAGACGATAACTGCGCTTCAAGACAGGAAGCATCCTTACCGAAAAGCTCTTGAAGAGGTTCTCCCCGCTGTTGAGGTTTTGTCAATTCAGGAAGCCTTGTCTTTAAATCGTTCGACGGTTACCGGTAACGCAACCATCATTGTTTCTACCATGCAGGCGTTTCGGGTAGATGAAACCGAAGGTCGTAAAGTTTACGAACAATCGGGGGCATTGATGGAGCATTTTAGTACCCTTGATCCTTCACTTACGGAACAGCTCGACCGATACGACAATGGCCAACCTGTTCAATCCTTTGCCAATCTTTTGAAGTTGCATCATCCGATCATCATCGTTGATGAAGCACATAATTCCAGAACGCAGCTTTCGTTTGAAACACTGTCGAGGTTCAATCCTTCGTGCATTATCGAGTTTACTGCTACCCCGGCAACGGAATCCAACCCAAGCAACGTTTTATATTCGGTGTCGGCTGCCGAGCTTAAGGCTGATCAGATGATCAAAATGCCGATTCGTCTTGAAACGCGACCAAACTGGAAAGAGCTGATTTCTGATGCCATAACGTTGCGCCAACATCTTGAGCAGGAGGCCATCAAGGAGAAAGTAGCAACAGGCGAACACATTCGCCCAATTATGCTCATTCAGGCGCAGGCAAAAAGTCAAACACATGAAACCCTGACTGTCGAAGTTGTCGAACAGTGTTTGCTCGATGATTTCAACATTCCAATAGATCAAATCCGGCGTGCCACCGGATCAGACAGAGAGATTGACGGTATTAATCTCGCAGATCCCGGTTGTACTATCCGATACATCATCACCGTACAGGCATTGCGGGAGGGCTGGGATTGTCCGTTTGCCTATGTGCTTTGTTCTGTAGCTGAAATGCGCTCACCAACTGCGGTCGAACAAATTCTTGGGCGGATTATGCGCCTGCCGGGAGCTAAGCGGAAGCAAAGCGATGAACTCAACATGGCTTATGCGTTCTCGGCTTCGAGGAATTTTGTCGAG
It encodes:
- a CDS encoding DEAD/DEAH box helicase; this encodes MITLKDYQRRVLQALKDYFIACQQYDSADTAFYSITRQSFGTGIPYREVSELPGLPYVCLRIPTGGGKTIVASYATGIAAKDFLHSETPFVLWLVPSNTIKEQTITALQDRKHPYRKALEEVLPAVEVLSIQEALSLNRSTVTGNATIIVSTMQAFRVDETEGRKVYEQSGALMEHFSTLDPSLTEQLDRYDNGQPVQSFANLLKLHHPIIIVDEAHNSRTQLSFETLSRFNPSCIIEFTATPATESNPSNVLYSVSAAELKADQMIKMPIRLETRPNWKELISDAITLRQHLEQEAIKEKVATGEHIRPIMLIQAQAKSQTHETLTVEVVEQCLLDDFNIPIDQIRRATGSDREIDGINLADPGCTIRYIITVQALREGWDCPFAYVLCSVAEMRSPTAVEQILGRIMRLPGAKRKQSDELNMAYAFSASRNFVEAAKALENALVLNGFNRLEAKELITNLPVNHQGAMDLFAETKETIEETPCFGFLPEAIQKKVSYDIESKALTFTGEMDDAEKQALLECFVTPEGKESIERVFQNSRRYLKKSVSTPAERFEIFAVPVLSVRQGNLFEQFEETHFHETPWKLSKCSPELSESEYSTKRFDGKLAEIDITNRGQLSVRFVDSLHQQLSLLNDDKNQTVSQLVYWIDRNLPNRRDILPTESGPYLIGVIHYLMNERGLTLSQLFNDKYTLRQRLSAKIDDLRRKQWEKSYQTFILPECATPLVVSPDVCFTFKPTDYPYNTRYQGSLVFKKHYYRDIASMNGEEESCAAYLDHLPEVEFWVRNLEQRPTHSFWLQTSTDKFYPDFVCKLNDGRILVVEYKSETSWSNDDSREKRVLGELWAKRSNGTCLFVMPKGKDLQAIKASVRQ